One genomic segment of Streptomyces sp. TLI_146 includes these proteins:
- a CDS encoding helix-turn-helix domain-containing protein translates to MPRHTGPKPSAGRSVLEGAFLLLEVLSRVDEAGLTELAADAGLPKTTAHRLLEQLVAVGGVERSAGRYRIGGTIVRLGHSWTSHRVLGRAAALPLRHLAGWTGAAVALVAPVCGRMVIVNGLTGAADAAFSHRQGMVLPPGNAAEAVMAAAAPAAPPPPGQLPSEWEKRLRAAREHGAAVHRWGDDVVLSCVAAPVRTRTGKVVAAIGTTLPDSHRLATVTAATRHAARLTSANLARLPQARRL, encoded by the coding sequence GTGCCCCGGCACACCGGACCGAAACCCTCGGCCGGACGCAGCGTCCTGGAAGGCGCCTTCCTGTTGTTGGAGGTGCTGTCCCGGGTGGACGAGGCCGGGCTGACCGAGCTCGCGGCCGACGCGGGACTGCCCAAGACGACCGCGCATCGCCTGCTGGAGCAGCTTGTCGCGGTGGGCGGGGTGGAGCGCAGCGCGGGCCGCTACCGGATCGGGGGGACGATCGTCCGCCTGGGGCACTCCTGGACGTCCCACCGCGTGCTGGGCCGGGCCGCCGCTCTGCCCCTGCGGCACCTGGCGGGGTGGACCGGGGCCGCCGTCGCGCTCGTGGCTCCCGTCTGCGGCCGCATGGTGATCGTCAACGGGCTGACCGGAGCGGCGGACGCGGCCTTCTCCCACCGGCAGGGGATGGTCCTGCCGCCGGGCAACGCCGCCGAGGCCGTCATGGCGGCCGCCGCACCCGCCGCGCCGCCGCCCCCCGGCCAGCTCCCCTCCGAGTGGGAGAAGCGGCTGCGCGCCGCTCGCGAGCACGGGGCGGCCGTGCACCGCTGGGGAGACGACGTGGTGCTGTCCTGCGTGGCGGCGCCCGTCCGCACCCGTACCGGAAAGGTCGTCGCCGCCATCGGGACGACCCTCCCCGACAGCCACCGGCTGGCCACCGTGACCGCCGCCACCCGCCACGCGGCCCGGCTGACCAGCGCGAACCTCGCACGCCTGCCCCAGGCCAGACGGCTGTGA
- a CDS encoding helix-turn-helix domain-containing protein: MGDGSGFGAELRRLRAERGLSLARLAALTHYSKGYLSNVENARKAPSAELARRLDAALGAEGDLVALADAREEPVCPYRGLAAFQPEDAGWFFGRGRMTADLVKRVSDSASGPLPLAVFGASGAGKSSLLRAGLVPAIARGALATPGSADWPVLVMTPTARPVNALAETVAESLKVPVETLRKGIDAGELSAVLRSALAGRRIVLVVDQFEEVFAVCDDEAERRAFITAVCDAARPGPDAFAAAVVVLGVRADFYSRCLDHPGLLRAAQDNQFAVDAMSRDELVEAITAPARAAELALEPGLTELLLRDLGVAPGSGHTTYEPGALPLLSHALLATWQERADSHLTVAAYQLTGGIHGAVATTAERVYTRLDPTARQTARQLLLRLIRVGEDGTDARRRVVRDRLVDQCGGRAPAIVEALAAARLLTLHDTTVEITHEALLRAWPRLRDWLTEDRQGLRALDQLAEAADAWEALQHDPGTLFRGTRLALAGQWAAVHRDALSEREERFLQASSAAEAAERRTTRRRTRRLRQLVGLLTVLLVIASISVGYAMDAEHQAKKQRNIAVARGAAGEAVAMRESNPALSLQLSLAAYRLAPTAETRDTLLGSFALPYAGRLTGHTGEVFTLAIAPDGHTAITGSADHTARLWDITDDRRPRQLAFLRHAHEVKAVAFAPGGQLLATAGGYTARLWDTSDVRRPRELAELTGHDDTVKALAFSPDHRTLATASSDHTVRLWNVTEPRHPQLVSTLTGHTSQLGTVVFSPDGRTLISAADATPRVWDVSDPRHPHTIGFLSGHTGGVNKAVFSPDGHIVATAAWDHTVRLWDLSRPRAPRTLATLTDHTAIVWAVAFSPDGRTLVSTGDGARLWDVSDPVRPVRMTTLPGYYAAAFTPDGHTLATTDLDHTARLVDLRELPLVGHSNVVAGVALSPDGHTLATASWDHTVRLWDVTDPRVRRPLATLAGHSNFVRSVAFSPDGRTLASGSDDNTIRLWDVSDPRTPRTLRTLEPHSSEVAAVAFSPNGRWLAAGAYQQVKVWDVGIRDRPREVATLDGFPHMIWTVAFSPDSRTLGVGGGQGVTARFWDMGDPRHPRELAFPFGTTDTVAPGAFSPDQKILATVSNNLDNDNLVRLVDIGRPSQPRQLATITGHTGKVRAVAFSPDGHTLATAANDKTIRVWNIADPRHPELRATLTGHTDSVTSVVFLPDGRTLATGSDDHTARLWNTSVDQIAARVCDTVHPAITRAEWKRYFPQTAYRPPCTG, from the coding sequence GTGGGTGACGGTTCGGGTTTCGGGGCGGAGTTACGCCGTCTGCGCGCGGAACGGGGGTTGTCGCTGGCTCGGCTGGCCGCGCTGACCCACTACAGCAAGGGTTATCTGAGCAACGTCGAAAACGCCCGCAAGGCGCCCTCCGCCGAACTGGCTCGCCGACTCGACGCGGCGCTCGGCGCCGAGGGCGATCTGGTCGCCCTGGCCGACGCCCGCGAGGAGCCCGTGTGTCCCTACCGGGGTCTGGCGGCCTTCCAACCGGAGGACGCCGGTTGGTTCTTCGGGCGCGGGCGTATGACGGCCGACCTGGTGAAGCGAGTCAGTGACAGCGCGTCCGGACCCCTGCCCCTGGCGGTGTTCGGCGCGTCGGGGGCGGGCAAGTCCTCGCTGCTGCGCGCCGGGCTGGTCCCCGCGATCGCCCGCGGCGCCCTCGCCACCCCGGGCTCCGCCGACTGGCCGGTGCTGGTGATGACCCCCACGGCCCGCCCGGTGAACGCGCTGGCCGAAACGGTGGCCGAGTCACTGAAGGTTCCCGTCGAGACCCTGCGGAAGGGCATCGATGCAGGGGAGTTGAGTGCCGTACTGCGCAGCGCGCTCGCCGGTCGGCGCATCGTCCTCGTCGTGGACCAGTTCGAGGAGGTCTTCGCCGTCTGCGACGACGAGGCAGAGCGCCGGGCGTTCATCACGGCCGTCTGCGACGCCGCCCGTCCCGGCCCGGACGCCTTCGCGGCCGCCGTGGTGGTGCTCGGTGTACGGGCCGACTTCTACAGCCGGTGCCTGGACCACCCCGGCTTGCTGCGGGCAGCCCAGGACAACCAGTTCGCGGTGGACGCGATGAGCCGGGACGAGCTCGTCGAGGCGATCACCGCACCGGCTCGGGCAGCCGAGCTCGCCCTGGAGCCCGGTCTGACCGAACTTCTGCTGCGTGACCTCGGTGTGGCCCCCGGCAGCGGCCACACCACGTACGAACCGGGCGCGCTGCCCCTGCTGTCCCACGCCTTGCTGGCCACCTGGCAGGAACGCGCCGACTCGCATCTGACCGTGGCCGCCTACCAGCTCACCGGCGGTATCCACGGCGCCGTGGCGACCACCGCCGAACGCGTCTACACCCGGCTGGATCCCACGGCCCGGCAAACGGCCCGTCAGCTGCTGCTGCGCCTGATCCGCGTAGGTGAGGACGGCACCGACGCACGCCGTCGCGTCGTGCGCGACCGGCTGGTGGACCAGTGCGGCGGCAGGGCCCCGGCGATCGTGGAGGCACTGGCGGCGGCCCGGCTGCTCACCCTCCACGACACCACCGTCGAGATCACCCACGAGGCGTTGCTTCGCGCCTGGCCCCGGCTGCGGGACTGGCTCACCGAGGATCGTCAGGGGCTGCGCGCTCTCGACCAGCTCGCCGAGGCCGCCGACGCGTGGGAAGCCCTGCAGCACGATCCGGGCACGCTGTTCCGCGGGACGCGTCTCGCCCTGGCCGGTCAATGGGCGGCCGTCCACCGCGATGCCCTCTCCGAACGCGAGGAGCGGTTCCTCCAGGCGAGCTCGGCCGCCGAGGCCGCCGAGCGGCGGACGACCCGGCGCCGGACGCGGCGCCTGCGCCAACTGGTCGGCCTTCTCACCGTCCTGCTGGTGATCGCCTCCATCTCGGTGGGGTACGCGATGGACGCCGAGCACCAGGCCAAGAAGCAGCGCAATATCGCCGTCGCGCGCGGAGCCGCCGGTGAGGCGGTGGCGATGCGGGAGAGCAACCCCGCCCTGTCCCTGCAACTGAGCCTGGCCGCCTATCGTCTGGCGCCGACCGCCGAGACCCGGGACACGCTCCTCGGCTCGTTCGCCCTCCCTTACGCCGGCCGCCTCACCGGCCACACCGGCGAGGTCTTCACCCTGGCCATCGCCCCCGACGGCCACACCGCGATCACCGGCAGCGCCGACCACACCGCCCGGCTGTGGGACATCACCGACGACCGCCGCCCACGGCAACTGGCCTTCCTCAGACATGCCCACGAGGTCAAGGCGGTCGCCTTCGCGCCCGGCGGTCAGCTCCTGGCCACCGCCGGCGGCTACACCGCCCGGCTGTGGGACACCTCCGATGTGCGTCGGCCCCGGGAGCTGGCCGAGCTGACCGGCCACGACGACACCGTGAAGGCCCTCGCCTTCAGCCCCGACCACCGCACCCTGGCCACCGCGAGCAGCGACCACACCGTACGTCTGTGGAACGTGACCGAGCCCCGGCACCCCCAGCTCGTGTCCACGCTGACCGGCCACACCTCGCAGCTGGGCACCGTGGTCTTCAGCCCCGACGGCCGCACCCTGATCAGCGCCGCCGACGCCACCCCCCGGGTGTGGGACGTCAGCGACCCGCGCCACCCGCACACCATCGGCTTCCTCAGCGGCCACACCGGCGGCGTCAACAAGGCGGTGTTCAGCCCCGACGGTCACATCGTGGCCACCGCCGCCTGGGACCACACCGTGCGGCTGTGGGACCTGAGCCGTCCGCGCGCCCCACGCACGCTGGCCACCTTGACGGACCACACGGCCATCGTCTGGGCGGTGGCCTTCAGCCCCGACGGCCGCACCCTGGTCTCGACCGGGGACGGCGCCCGGCTGTGGGACGTCTCCGACCCCGTCCGTCCGGTCCGTATGACCACCCTCCCCGGGTACTACGCCGCCGCCTTCACCCCCGACGGCCACACCCTCGCCACCACCGACCTCGACCACACCGCCCGCCTCGTCGACCTGCGCGAACTCCCGCTCGTCGGCCACAGCAACGTCGTTGCGGGGGTGGCCCTCAGCCCGGACGGACACACCCTGGCCACCGCCAGCTGGGATCACACGGTACGGCTGTGGGACGTCACCGACCCCCGCGTCCGGCGCCCGCTCGCGACGCTGGCCGGCCACAGCAACTTCGTACGGTCGGTGGCCTTCAGTCCTGACGGACGCACCCTGGCCAGCGGCAGCGACGACAACACCATACGGCTGTGGGACGTGAGCGATCCGCGCACCCCGCGCACGTTGAGGACGCTGGAGCCGCATTCCTCGGAAGTCGCCGCCGTCGCCTTCAGCCCCAACGGCCGCTGGCTGGCCGCCGGGGCGTACCAGCAGGTCAAGGTGTGGGATGTGGGCATCCGTGACCGCCCCAGAGAAGTGGCCACCCTGGACGGCTTCCCCCATATGATCTGGACGGTCGCCTTCAGCCCTGACAGCCGCACCCTGGGCGTCGGCGGCGGCCAGGGCGTCACCGCCCGCTTCTGGGACATGGGCGACCCCCGTCACCCGCGCGAGCTGGCCTTCCCGTTCGGTACCACCGACACCGTCGCGCCCGGCGCCTTCAGCCCGGACCAGAAGATCCTGGCCACGGTCAGCAACAACCTGGACAACGACAACCTCGTACGGCTGGTCGACATCGGCCGTCCTTCCCAGCCACGGCAGTTGGCCACGATCACCGGCCACACCGGCAAGGTCCGCGCGGTGGCTTTCAGCCCCGACGGTCACACCCTGGCGACCGCCGCCAACGACAAGACCATCCGGGTGTGGAACATCGCCGACCCGCGACACCCAGAACTCCGCGCCACCCTCACCGGCCACACCGACAGTGTCACCTCGGTGGTGTTCCTGCCCGACGGCCGCACCCTGGCCACCGGCAGCGACGACCACACCGCCCGGCTGTGGAACACCTCCGTCGACCAGATCGCCGCCCGGGTCTGCGACACCGTCCACCCCGCGATCACCCGCGCGGAATGGAAGCGCTACTTCCCCCAGACCGCCTACCGGCCCCCGTGCACCGGTTGA
- a CDS encoding RICIN domain-containing protein has translation MRNPRPPLAATSCRAVGCNGNPDQKWLYSPISGNSFRLLNLNSGLCLGIENASTAWNATAVQCECNGNADQNWHF, from the coding sequence TTGAGAAATCCCCGCCCGCCCCTGGCGGCCACCTCGTGCCGTGCAGTGGGGTGCAACGGCAACCCCGACCAGAAATGGCTCTACAGCCCCATCAGCGGCAACTCCTTCCGCCTCCTCAACCTCAACTCGGGCCTGTGCCTGGGCATCGAGAACGCCAGCACCGCCTGGAACGCGACGGCGGTGCAGTGCGAGTGCAACGGGAACGCCGACCAGAACTGGCACTTCTGA
- a CDS encoding NADP-dependent oxidoreductase: MSAQMRAVSQRRYGGPDVLEVVTTGRPTPGPGQALVRVHAAGVNPADWKIRSGTVRRFGEPPITLGLDLCGVVEAVGEQVTRFRPGDAVYGCAFPPHGAYAEYVVVPVEALAARPASIDDIHAAALPVTALTAWQALVRVADVRTGQRVLVHAAAGGIGHLAVQIAKARGAHVIGTARENKHAFLRGLGADELVDYTTADFAAAVRDVDVVLDPIGGDYGPRSLDTLAPGGILIDVRGTGPDRTAVREQASARGVRFVEFGFTPSGVDLESVTDLVERGSLRAAVEHVLPLEDAAKAHELSETNRMKGKAVLTLER, encoded by the coding sequence ATGAGCGCCCAGATGCGCGCGGTCAGCCAGCGCCGCTACGGCGGCCCGGACGTTCTCGAAGTCGTCACGACCGGCCGCCCGACGCCGGGTCCGGGCCAGGCTCTGGTCCGCGTCCATGCCGCCGGAGTGAATCCGGCCGACTGGAAGATCCGGTCGGGAACGGTGCGGAGATTCGGCGAGCCGCCGATCACCCTGGGGCTCGATCTGTGCGGCGTGGTCGAGGCCGTCGGTGAGCAGGTGACACGGTTCCGGCCTGGCGACGCGGTGTACGGGTGCGCGTTCCCGCCCCACGGCGCCTACGCCGAGTACGTCGTCGTACCGGTGGAGGCCCTTGCCGCCCGGCCCGCGAGCATCGACGACATCCATGCCGCGGCTCTGCCGGTCACCGCCCTCACCGCCTGGCAGGCGCTTGTGCGGGTCGCCGACGTCCGTACGGGACAGCGGGTGCTCGTCCACGCGGCAGCGGGCGGGATCGGCCACCTCGCCGTGCAGATCGCCAAAGCACGCGGTGCCCACGTCATCGGCACGGCCCGGGAAAACAAGCACGCGTTCCTGCGCGGCCTGGGTGCCGACGAGCTCGTCGACTACACCACCGCCGACTTCGCGGCGGCCGTCCGCGACGTCGACGTGGTCCTGGACCCGATCGGCGGCGACTACGGGCCCCGGTCACTGGACACGCTCGCACCGGGCGGAATCCTCATCGATGTCCGGGGCACCGGCCCCGACCGGACCGCTGTCCGGGAGCAGGCCTCGGCGCGCGGTGTGCGGTTCGTCGAGTTCGGATTCACCCCGTCCGGCGTCGATCTGGAGAGCGTCACCGACCTGGTGGAACGCGGCAGCCTGCGCGCCGCCGTCGAACACGTCCTTCCTCTGGAGGACGCGGCCAAGGCGCATGAACTCAGCGAGACCAACCGCATGAAGGGGAAGGCAGTGCTCACACTGGAGCGCTGA
- a CDS encoding helix-turn-helix domain-containing protein gives METNPGEGFAEWAATYRRDCPSRTVVEALANKWVLYVLGALRRHDRPMRFSELRRLLDGITQKMLTQTLRALERDGLVRRTVYPTVPPRVEYGLTDLGVEAGRLTSAIGAWSVEHAQHILAARQTFDDQAAMAPQPLR, from the coding sequence ATGGAAACCAACCCGGGTGAAGGCTTTGCCGAGTGGGCCGCCACCTACCGCCGCGACTGCCCCTCGCGCACCGTTGTCGAGGCCTTGGCCAACAAGTGGGTGCTGTACGTCCTGGGAGCCCTGCGCCGGCACGACCGCCCGATGCGCTTCAGTGAACTGCGGCGGCTCCTGGACGGGATCACCCAGAAGATGCTGACCCAGACGCTGCGCGCGCTGGAACGCGATGGCCTCGTGCGCCGCACGGTCTACCCCACCGTGCCACCTCGCGTGGAGTACGGGCTGACCGACCTCGGGGTCGAGGCCGGGCGGCTGACCAGCGCCATCGGCGCATGGTCCGTGGAGCACGCCCAGCACATCCTGGCCGCCCGTCAGACCTTCGACGACCAGGCCGCCATGGCGCCGCAACCCCTTCGGTAG
- a CDS encoding helix-turn-helix domain-containing protein, which translates to MPQLTAAGIDPFDESVYRAILVRHTAAPAELADDLSCSTERVARALDRLRENGLVGRLSGTRRRYAAIEPGAALESLVRSRTADLDGVRAAAGELSRLFTTAEQGSFEQVEVITGGEALGRWFVQLQQEAREEVITLDRPPYALTTSNPVEATALTRGVRYRAVYAPEALEWPGVLGDIRELVHRGEQARVLPGLRIKLAIADRRLALMPLSLDLTTEVRAAVIRPSALLDGLIDYWELCWRTATPLDAPADDPLDEEDRQMLTLLVGGLKDEAIARQLGWSVRTMRRRISRLHEELGAANRFQAGVIAARRGLI; encoded by the coding sequence ATGCCCCAGCTGACCGCTGCCGGAATCGACCCGTTCGACGAGAGCGTCTACCGCGCGATCCTCGTCCGCCACACCGCCGCTCCCGCCGAGCTGGCCGACGACCTGTCCTGCTCGACCGAGCGGGTCGCCCGCGCCCTGGACCGGCTGCGCGAGAACGGCCTGGTGGGGCGGCTCTCCGGAACCCGCCGCCGGTACGCGGCCATTGAGCCGGGCGCGGCCCTGGAGTCCCTGGTGCGCTCCCGTACCGCCGACCTCGACGGCGTACGGGCGGCCGCCGGGGAGCTCTCCCGCCTGTTCACCACGGCCGAGCAGGGCAGCTTCGAGCAGGTCGAAGTCATCACCGGCGGCGAGGCGTTGGGCCGCTGGTTCGTACAACTGCAGCAGGAGGCGCGCGAGGAGGTCATCACCCTGGACCGTCCGCCGTACGCACTCACCACCTCCAACCCGGTCGAGGCGACGGCCCTCACCCGGGGCGTCCGCTATCGCGCGGTGTACGCCCCCGAGGCTCTGGAATGGCCCGGTGTGCTGGGCGACATCCGCGAGTTGGTGCACCGCGGCGAGCAGGCCCGGGTCCTGCCCGGTCTCCGTATCAAACTGGCCATCGCGGACCGGCGCCTCGCCCTGATGCCGCTCTCCCTCGACCTCACCACGGAGGTACGCGCGGCCGTCATCCGTCCCTCCGCCCTGCTGGACGGGCTGATCGACTACTGGGAGCTGTGCTGGCGCACGGCCACCCCGCTGGACGCGCCCGCCGACGACCCTCTCGACGAGGAGGACCGCCAGATGCTCACCCTGCTGGTGGGTGGGCTCAAGGACGAGGCGATCGCCCGCCAGTTGGGCTGGTCGGTACGGACGATGCGGCGCCGGATCAGCCGCCTGCACGAGGAACTGGGCGCCGCCAACCGCTTCCAGGCAGGGGTGATCGCGGCCCGTCGGGGGTTGATCTGA